One region of Erwinia tracheiphila genomic DNA includes:
- a CDS encoding IS91 family transposase, whose translation MYIPRPAKLLFTTDDAWNRYMDKHGDTLSPWTVLCVERMLACGTAAMGVKRYCCASPDCTHTRFFCQTCKSKGCSSCGHKATEQWITEQQQILPDCDWQHITFTMPHLLWPFFNNNWPLLNALFRAATRAMLRWARKQGVEVGIFCALHTYGRQLNQHPHIHLSVTRGGLDIKHGVWRDLFFKKHAVEEIWRGAVIRLLRHSYDLINPGRLPGLGHIHDKKQWLRYLQAQYGRRWKVHFAKKTRGAWRSVKYLGRYLKRPPVSAAKLRHYSGGAVVHHYYDHRTQQYRQQTLTQEDMIGRYISHIPAKHFKMVRYYGFLSNRKRGSLLPKVYEALEMEARKKPEKPGFAALMKEFLRTDPYKCILCGNRLRFSSAQAGRHASELVAERLHNIDRKRWLLAQTAG comes from the coding sequence ATGTATATCCCGCGCCCGGCAAAACTGCTGTTCACCACTGATGACGCCTGGAACCGGTATATGGATAAACACGGGGACACCCTCAGCCCCTGGACCGTACTCTGCGTCGAGCGCATGCTCGCCTGCGGCACTGCTGCCATGGGGGTGAAGCGATACTGCTGCGCCTCCCCGGACTGCACCCACACCCGCTTCTTCTGCCAGACCTGTAAATCAAAAGGCTGCAGCTCCTGCGGACATAAGGCCACGGAGCAGTGGATTACAGAGCAACAGCAAATTCTGCCCGACTGCGACTGGCAGCATATCACCTTCACCATGCCCCATCTGCTGTGGCCCTTTTTCAACAATAACTGGCCTCTGCTCAATGCCCTGTTCCGCGCAGCCACCCGCGCCATGCTCCGCTGGGCCAGAAAACAGGGTGTGGAAGTCGGTATCTTCTGCGCCCTGCACACCTACGGTCGCCAGCTCAACCAGCATCCCCACATTCATCTCTCCGTCACCCGCGGCGGGCTTGATATTAAACACGGCGTATGGCGCGACCTCTTCTTTAAAAAGCATGCCGTGGAGGAAATCTGGCGCGGAGCCGTCATCCGGCTGCTGCGCCACAGCTATGACCTGATTAACCCCGGCAGGCTGCCGGGGCTGGGGCATATCCACGACAAAAAACAGTGGCTGCGCTATCTGCAGGCGCAGTACGGGCGCCGCTGGAAGGTCCACTTCGCGAAGAAGACCCGGGGGGCCTGGCGGAGCGTCAAATATCTGGGCCGGTACCTGAAACGGCCCCCCGTGTCGGCGGCGAAGCTGAGGCACTACAGCGGCGGCGCGGTGGTGCACCACTATTACGACCACCGTACGCAGCAGTACCGGCAGCAGACGCTGACGCAGGAAGATATGATCGGACGTTATATCAGCCATATCCCGGCGAAGCATTTTAAGATGGTGCGTTATTACGGTTTTTTATCAAACCGTAAACGGGGTAGCCTGCTGCCGAAGGTGTATGAAGCCCTGGAGATGGAAGCGCGGAAAAAACCGGAGAAGCCCGGCTTCGCCGCGCTGATGAAAGAATTTCTGCGCACGGATCCGTACAAATGCATTCTGTGCGGCAACCGACTGCGCTTCAGCAGTGCGCAGGCCGGGAGGCACGCGTCGGAGTTGGTGGCAGAAAGACTGCATAACATCGACCGGAAACGATGGCTTCTGGCACAGACTGCGGGATAA
- a CDS encoding flavodoxin: MARVGIFVGTVYGNALLVAEEAEPLLTEQGHEVKIFEDATLDDWQNYSDGVALIVTSTTGRGDLPDSIAPLFHSIREKLGHQPGVRYGLIALGDSSYDDFCGGGKQFDALLQEQAAQRLGEVLTVDASENPEPEEITSPWIEQWAKHLH, encoded by the coding sequence ATGGCTCGGGTAGGAATTTTTGTTGGTACGGTTTACGGTAACGCGCTGCTGGTGGCTGAAGAGGCTGAACCATTGCTGACAGAGCAGGGGCATGAGGTGAAAATTTTTGAAGATGCCACGCTCGACGACTGGCAGAACTACAGTGATGGCGTGGCTTTAATCGTCACCTCTACGACCGGCCGGGGCGATCTGCCAGACAGCATCGCGCCGTTATTTCACAGCATCAGGGAGAAGCTGGGGCATCAGCCGGGTGTCCGCTATGGCCTGATTGCATTAGGTGACAGCAGTTATGATGATTTCTGTGGTGGCGGTAAACAGTTTGATGCGCTGCTGCAGGAACAGGCCGCACAGCGGCTGGGAGAAGTGCTGACGGTGGACGCTAGCGAAAACCCGGAGCCGGAAGAAATCACTTCGCCCTGGATTGAGCAGTGGGCGAAGCATCTGCACTGA
- the truC gene encoding tRNA pseudouridine(65) synthase TruC, which yields MLEIIYQDQWLVAVNKPAGWLVHRSWLDRHESVFVMQTLRDQIDQHVYTVHRLDRPTSGVLLLALSSDVARQLSEQFAQHQLQKTYHAVVRGWLSGEESLDYALTEQLDKIADKFAQPEKAPQSAITHWRSLATAELPVPVSRYQTSRYTLVELHPQSGRKHQLRRHMRHLRHPIIGDTAHGDLRQNRSAAENFAMSRLMLHASALTLTHPITGAPLFLRAGLDSTWQNVIRAFDWQSAFPGFDGVEFDLACPQDRPHK from the coding sequence ATGCTTGAAATTATCTATCAGGATCAATGGCTGGTAGCCGTCAACAAACCTGCAGGTTGGCTTGTGCACCGAAGCTGGTTGGACCGCCACGAATCGGTGTTTGTGATGCAGACGTTGCGGGACCAGATTGATCAGCATGTCTACACTGTCCACCGCCTGGATCGTCCCACTTCCGGGGTACTGTTGCTTGCGTTATCCAGTGATGTTGCCCGGCAGTTGTCAGAACAGTTCGCACAGCATCAGCTACAAAAGACCTATCATGCGGTAGTGAGAGGCTGGCTGTCAGGCGAGGAGTCGCTTGACTATGCCCTCACTGAACAGCTGGATAAAATCGCTGATAAATTTGCTCAACCGGAGAAAGCACCGCAGTCGGCAATTACTCACTGGCGCTCGCTGGCGACAGCTGAACTGCCTGTTCCGGTCAGTCGTTATCAGACATCGCGCTACACCCTGGTGGAATTGCACCCCCAAAGCGGTCGCAAACATCAGCTACGCCGTCATATGCGTCATCTTCGCCACCCCATTATTGGTGATACCGCACATGGCGATCTGCGCCAGAACCGCAGTGCGGCAGAAAACTTTGCCATGAGCAGGCTGATGCTGCATGCAAGTGCGCTAACGTTGACACATCCGATTACCGGCGCACCGTTATTTTTACGTGCCGGGCTCGACAGCACCTGGCAGAACGTCATTCGTGCTTTTGACTGGCAGAGCGCTTTTCCTGGTTTTGACGGGGTTGAGTTTGATCTCGCTTGCCCTCAGGATAGACCCCACAAATAA
- a CDS encoding YqcC family protein, translated as MSKEMQVRQALKAVEQTLKDAGLWQSCAPVASAFESQQPFCVDTMMPLQWLQWVFLPRMHALLSAGAELPLKLAIAPYYEVALEGDILHRAALLYALNQIDSLFEHD; from the coding sequence ATGAGCAAAGAGATGCAGGTCAGGCAAGCTTTAAAAGCCGTTGAACAAACATTAAAGGATGCCGGGTTATGGCAATCCTGTGCGCCAGTGGCCAGTGCATTTGAAAGCCAGCAACCATTTTGCGTAGATACCATGATGCCTTTGCAGTGGTTGCAGTGGGTGTTTCTGCCCAGAATGCACGCCCTGCTCAGTGCAGGCGCTGAATTGCCGCTCAAGCTCGCTATCGCGCCATACTATGAAGTTGCGCTCGAAGGAGATATTCTTCACCGTGCCGCGCTGCTGTATGCCCTGAATCAGATTGACAGCCTTTTTGAGCACGACTGA
- the syd gene encoding SecY-interacting protein — MIDETARALTDFTRCYCDAWLGKYGHPPASSELYTVPSPCVQESTEGRVFWLPQPFTLAKNLDAVERALELRIQPSVVAWYTAQFAGDMEITVDELSCTLLQTWSEDDFVRLQENLIGHLIMQRRLKLSPTLFIATTPSEQEVISVCNLSGEVVLEQTGSKRRKVLSNHIIDFLYNIKYFNQFCGERTVIL; from the coding sequence ATGATCGACGAGACGGCTCGCGCCCTGACTGATTTTACCCGGTGTTACTGTGACGCCTGGCTGGGGAAATATGGCCATCCCCCAGCCAGCAGTGAACTTTATACTGTGCCATCGCCGTGCGTGCAGGAAAGTACGGAGGGCCGCGTTTTTTGGCTGCCGCAGCCTTTTACGCTGGCTAAAAATCTTGATGCGGTGGAACGGGCGCTGGAATTACGTATTCAACCCTCGGTAGTTGCCTGGTATACAGCGCAATTTGCTGGTGATATGGAGATCACTGTAGACGAACTATCCTGTACTCTGTTGCAGACCTGGAGCGAAGATGATTTCGTACGTTTGCAGGAAAACTTGATTGGGCATCTGATAATGCAAAGGCGTCTTAAGCTGTCACCGACATTGTTTATTGCAACTACACCCTCAGAGCAGGAAGTTATCTCTGTCTGTAATCTGTCAGGGGAGGTCGTTTTGGAACAGACAGGCAGCAAAAGACGAAAAGTGCTGTCTAATCATATTATTGATTTTCTTTATAATATTAAATATTTCAATCAATTTTGCGGAGAACGGACAGTTATTTTGTGA
- the queF gene encoding NADPH-dependent 7-cyano-7-deazaguanine reductase QueF (Catalyzes the NADPH-dependent reduction of 7-cyano-7-deazaguanine (preQ0) to 7-aminomethyl-7-deazaguanine (preQ1) in queuosine biosynthesis) codes for MSLKDSHQVLSSLTLGKPTQYHDNYQPSLLQAVPRSMNREPLGLFPENLPFHGADIWTLYELSWLNAKGLPQVAVGEVTLEASSINLIESKSFKLYLNSFNQTRFASWEDVRQALERDLSHCAQGKVSVALFRLQELEGQPVSHFDGKCIDEQDIEIDSYAFSTDWLSKATQSYKVEEKLVSHLLKSNCLITHQPDWGSVQINYRGPRICHEALLRYLISFRQHNEFHEQCVERIFNDILHFCQPENLSIYARYTRRGGLDINPWRSNVPFIPARSRLVRQ; via the coding sequence ATGTCTTTAAAAGATTCACATCAGGTACTCAGCAGTCTGACGTTGGGAAAACCAACACAATACCACGATAATTACCAGCCTTCTTTACTGCAAGCCGTACCGCGAAGTATGAACCGGGAGCCCCTTGGTCTTTTTCCAGAAAATCTACCGTTTCACGGAGCGGATATCTGGACGCTCTATGAGCTGTCATGGCTCAACGCCAAAGGTTTACCACAGGTCGCTGTCGGCGAGGTAACCCTTGAGGCCAGCAGCATCAATTTGATTGAGTCAAAAAGTTTTAAGCTCTATCTCAATAGTTTTAACCAAACCCGCTTCGCCAGCTGGGAGGACGTTCGTCAGGCGCTGGAGCGCGATCTCAGTCACTGCGCTCAGGGAAAAGTCAGTGTCGCCTTGTTCCGTCTGCAAGAGTTAGAGGGCCAACCTGTCAGTCATTTCGATGGTAAATGTATTGACGAGCAGGATATTGAAATTGACAGCTATGCATTCAGTACCGACTGGCTGTCAAAGGCGACGCAATCTTACAAGGTGGAAGAAAAACTGGTCAGTCACTTGCTGAAATCAAACTGCCTGATTACCCATCAACCCGACTGGGGTTCCGTGCAGATAAACTACCGAGGTCCGCGCATTTGTCATGAAGCACTGTTACGCTATCTGATTTCGTTCCGTCAGCACAATGAGTTTCATGAGCAGTGCGTGGAACGCATTTTCAACGATATTCTGCACTTTTGTCAGCCCGAAAACCTGAGCATCTATGCAAGATATACGCGGCGAGGCGGGCTCGATATAAATCCATGGCGCAGCAACGTCCCATTTATACCCGCTCGCTCCCGTCTGGTACGCCAGTAA
- the ppnN gene encoding nucleotide 5'-monophosphate nucleosidase PpnN has protein sequence MITQISPLGSMDLLSQLEVDMLKRTARSDLYQLFRNCSLAVLNSGSQTDSSHELLSRFENFDINILRRERGVKLELHNPPEEAFVDGRIIRSLQANLFAVLRDILFVNGQMDSAVQHQKNDDSVQITNLVFSILRNARALHVGEEPNTVVCWGGHSINEIEYQYCRKVGSQLGLRELNICTGCGSGVMEAPMKGAAVGHAQQRYKEGRFIGLTEPSIIAAEPPNPLVNELIIMPDIEKRLEAFVRIAHGIIIFPGGVGTAEELLYLLGIMINPHNHDQVLPLILTGPKESADYFRVMDKFIVNTLGEAARQHYTIIIDDAPEVARQMKKAMPKVKEHRRETGDAYSFNWAIRIAPDLQVPFIPTHENMANLNLSPDQPAEQLAASLRRAFSGIVAGNVKDVDIRAIKEKGPYRLHGAPEIMRRMDDLLQGFVAQHRMKLPGTAYIPCYEIIK, from the coding sequence TTGATTACACAAATTAGCCCGTTAGGCTCAATGGATCTGTTATCCCAGCTGGAAGTCGACATGCTAAAAAGGACTGCCCGCAGCGACCTTTACCAACTCTTCCGCAACTGTTCGCTTGCCGTGCTTAATTCCGGAAGCCAAACCGACAGCAGCCATGAACTTCTGTCACGCTTTGAAAATTTCGACATCAACATACTGCGGCGTGAGCGAGGCGTTAAGCTTGAACTGCATAATCCCCCGGAAGAAGCCTTTGTTGATGGGCGTATTATTCGTTCCCTTCAGGCTAACCTGTTCGCAGTATTGCGCGACATCCTGTTTGTAAACGGACAGATGGACAGTGCCGTCCAGCACCAGAAGAATGATGATTCAGTGCAGATAACCAACCTTGTGTTTTCTATCCTGCGCAATGCCAGAGCGCTTCACGTCGGTGAAGAACCCAATACCGTTGTTTGTTGGGGCGGTCATTCAATTAATGAAATTGAGTATCAGTATTGCCGAAAGGTCGGATCCCAGCTTGGCCTGCGTGAGTTAAATATTTGTACTGGCTGTGGTTCCGGCGTGATGGAAGCACCGATGAAAGGAGCAGCAGTTGGCCATGCACAACAGCGCTATAAAGAGGGACGTTTTATTGGCCTGACGGAACCTTCCATTATTGCCGCAGAGCCACCCAATCCGTTGGTGAACGAACTGATTATCATGCCAGATATTGAAAAACGTCTCGAAGCGTTTGTACGTATCGCACACGGTATTATCATCTTTCCCGGTGGCGTGGGAACGGCGGAGGAACTGCTCTACTTGCTGGGCATCATGATTAATCCGCATAATCACGACCAGGTGCTCCCGTTGATTCTGACCGGGCCAAAAGAGAGTGCAGATTACTTCCGGGTGATGGATAAGTTTATCGTGAATACGCTGGGTGAGGCCGCACGTCAGCACTACACCATCATTATTGATGATGCGCCTGAAGTGGCCCGGCAGATGAAAAAAGCCATGCCTAAAGTTAAAGAGCACCGCCGTGAAACCGGGGATGCCTACAGTTTTAACTGGGCGATACGCATTGCCCCGGATCTTCAGGTTCCCTTTATTCCGACGCACGAAAATATGGCCAATCTCAATCTTTCCCCGGATCAGCCCGCCGAACAGCTCGCCGCTTCACTGCGCCGGGCGTTCTCAGGGATTGTGGCTGGCAACGTTAAGGACGTGGACATCAGGGCGATTAAGGAGAAAGGTCCCTACAGGCTACATGGCGCACCGGAAATAATGCGCCGCATGGACGATTTACTACAGGGATTTGTTGCCCAACATCGAATGAAGCTGCCAGGAACGGCTTACATTCCCTGCTATGAAATCATTAAATAA
- the xni gene encoding flap endonuclease Xni, which yields MTVHLLIVDALNLIRRIHSVQGTSCLQACVNALQQLILHSQPTHAVAVFDDEERHKSWRHHLLADYKAGRTPMPETLREEMPRLREAFTAKGVACWHARGEEADDLAATLATKVVRNGHQATIVSTDKGYCQLLMPEIRIRDYFQKRWLDHSFISQEFGVNPGQLTDYWGLTGIASSKIPGVAGIGAKSGAHLLQEFGTLEALYENLPAVAEKWRKKLEHSREMALICRQVATLKTDLVLAGNLKELRLPPSTA from the coding sequence ATGACTGTTCATTTATTAATTGTTGATGCACTTAATCTGATTCGCCGTATCCACTCGGTGCAGGGGACATCCTGCCTGCAAGCCTGCGTCAATGCACTGCAACAGCTTATCCTTCACAGCCAGCCAACTCATGCTGTCGCCGTATTTGATGACGAGGAACGCCATAAAAGCTGGCGTCATCACCTGCTAGCTGACTACAAGGCAGGACGAACACCCATGCCTGAAACTCTGCGGGAGGAAATGCCCAGACTGCGGGAAGCGTTTACTGCGAAAGGGGTCGCCTGCTGGCACGCCCGCGGTGAGGAGGCAGACGATCTGGCCGCGACCCTTGCCACAAAAGTGGTCCGTAATGGGCATCAGGCGACGATTGTGTCCACAGATAAGGGCTACTGTCAGTTGCTAATGCCAGAAATTAGAATACGTGACTATTTTCAAAAACGCTGGCTGGACCACTCCTTTATAAGCCAGGAATTTGGGGTAAATCCCGGCCAGCTAACGGACTATTGGGGGCTCACCGGCATTGCCAGCAGCAAAATTCCCGGCGTGGCGGGGATCGGAGCAAAAAGCGGCGCGCACCTGCTTCAGGAATTCGGCACGCTGGAGGCGCTTTATGAAAATTTACCCGCGGTTGCAGAAAAGTGGCGGAAAAAGCTGGAGCACAGCAGGGAGATGGCTCTTATTTGCCGTCAGGTTGCCACCCTGAAAACCGATCTGGTGCTGGCGGGAAACCTGAAAGAGCTGAGGTTGCCGCCATCAACGGCCTGA
- the rlmM gene encoding 23S rRNA (cytidine(2498)-2'-O)-methyltransferase RlmM, with product MNKVLLYCRQGFEKECAAEITAKAAIREVYGFARIKEDAGYILFECYQPEEAEKLVSDLPFRELIFARQMVAVGELLRDLSPFDRVSPVVNALTGVVEKGGELRVEVPDTNESKELLKFCRKFTVPLRGGLRAAGILLNNENAAHPVVHVFFIASGCCYVGYSLTQNNSPFFMGIPRLRFPADAPSRSTLKLEEAFHIFIPADEWDERLASGMYAVDLGACPGGWTYQLVKRGMMVHAVDNGLMAPALMDSGQVFHHREDGFKYRPTRSNIYWLVCDMVEKPVRVASLMADWLVNGWCRESIFNLKLPMKKRYEEVTQNLSMLDEKLKANGINAQIQARQLYHDREEVTVHIRCLWGATPGRRDER from the coding sequence ATGAATAAAGTTTTACTTTACTGTCGCCAGGGCTTTGAGAAAGAGTGTGCAGCTGAAATTACGGCTAAGGCGGCTATCCGCGAAGTGTATGGATTTGCCCGGATAAAAGAAGACGCAGGTTACATATTATTCGAATGTTATCAGCCGGAAGAGGCGGAAAAGTTGGTCAGCGATCTGCCGTTCAGGGAACTGATTTTTGCCCGTCAGATGGTGGCCGTTGGGGAACTGCTCCGTGATCTCTCCCCGTTTGATCGTGTCTCGCCAGTTGTTAATGCGCTGACAGGCGTGGTAGAAAAAGGCGGTGAATTGCGCGTCGAGGTGCCTGACACCAACGAGAGCAAAGAGCTGTTGAAGTTTTGTCGGAAATTCACCGTGCCTTTGCGCGGTGGCCTGCGTGCCGCGGGTATCCTGCTTAATAACGAGAATGCTGCCCATCCGGTAGTGCATGTTTTTTTTATCGCCTCGGGCTGCTGCTACGTCGGGTATTCCCTCACGCAAAATAATTCGCCTTTTTTTATGGGTATCCCCCGGCTGAGGTTTCCCGCCGATGCCCCCAGTCGCTCAACATTGAAGCTGGAAGAAGCATTCCACATTTTTATTCCTGCAGATGAATGGGATGAACGCCTGGCAAGTGGGATGTATGCGGTTGATTTGGGGGCCTGTCCCGGTGGTTGGACTTATCAGCTGGTGAAGAGAGGTATGATGGTTCATGCCGTTGATAACGGACTAATGGCCCCTGCGCTGATGGATAGCGGTCAGGTTTTTCATCATCGGGAAGACGGTTTTAAATATCGTCCGACGCGCAGCAATATTTACTGGCTGGTATGCGATATGGTGGAAAAACCGGTACGTGTGGCCAGTCTGATGGCGGACTGGCTGGTTAATGGCTGGTGTCGTGAGTCTATTTTCAATCTTAAGCTGCCGATGAAAAAGCGTTATGAAGAAGTGACGCAAAATCTGTCCATGCTCGACGAAAAATTGAAGGCTAACGGCATAAACGCGCAAATCCAGGCACGGCAGTTGTACCATGACCGAGAGGAAGTCACGGTGCACATTCGTTGCTTATGGGGAGCTACCCCCGGCCGTCGCGATGAGCGTTAG
- a CDS encoding DUF423 domain-containing protein — protein MSGRAMLIFVAISGFLFVLLGAFGAHVLSRSLGEDEMAWLKIGLEYQGFHTLAILGMAAAMLRRANIWFYWSGAFLALGTVLFSGSLYCLALSYLRLWVYVTPVGGTCFLVGWMLMLVGALRLKKKADRYE, from the coding sequence ATGTCGGGTCGTGCAATGCTGATATTTGTTGCCATTAGCGGCTTTCTTTTTGTGCTGCTGGGGGCGTTTGGTGCCCATGTGCTGAGTAGATCGCTGGGAGAAGACGAAATGGCCTGGCTGAAAATCGGCCTGGAGTATCAGGGGTTTCATACTTTAGCGATTCTTGGCATGGCGGCGGCGATGTTACGTCGGGCTAATATCTGGTTTTACTGGAGTGGCGCGTTTCTGGCGTTGGGAACAGTATTATTTAGCGGCAGTTTGTACTGCCTGGCACTTTCTTATCTCCGACTGTGGGTTTATGTGACGCCTGTCGGTGGCACATGTTTCCTTGTGGGGTGGATGTTGATGTTGGTTGGCGCACTGCGTCTGAAAAAAAAGGCGGATCGCTATGAATAA
- a CDS encoding transcriptional regulator GcvA, with amino-acid sequence MSKRLPPLNALRVFDAAARHLSFTKAAEELFVTQAAVSHQIKSLEDFLGLKLFRRRNRSLLLSEEGQSYYLDIKEIFSALNDATRKLQARSAKGALTVSLLPSFAIQWLVPRLSSFNSAYPGIDVRIQAVDRDEAKLSDDVDVAIFYGRGNWPGLRVEKLYAEYLLPVCSPLLLTGDNPIKSPQDLASHTLLHDASRRNWQSYTRQLGVAHINVQHGPIFSHSAMVLQAAIHGQGVALANNVMAQTEVEAGRLACPFNDVLVSKNAFYLVCHDSQAELGKIAAFRRWILAKAASEQEKFRFRYEN; translated from the coding sequence ATGTCAAAACGTCTTCCCCCGCTGAATGCCCTGCGTGTCTTTGATGCTGCCGCGCGACATCTCAGCTTTACCAAAGCTGCTGAAGAGTTGTTTGTTACTCAGGCTGCTGTGAGTCATCAAATCAAATCTCTTGAGGATTTTCTTGGGCTTAAGTTATTTCGTCGCCGTAACCGCTCTTTGCTGTTGAGCGAAGAGGGGCAAAGCTATTATCTTGATATCAAGGAGATTTTTTCTGCATTGAATGATGCCACGCGTAAACTCCAGGCGCGAAGTGCAAAAGGTGCACTGACCGTCAGTTTACTGCCAAGCTTTGCCATCCAATGGCTGGTTCCAAGGCTGTCCAGCTTTAATTCAGCTTATCCGGGGATCGATGTGCGGATTCAGGCCGTGGATCGCGATGAGGCGAAACTGTCTGATGATGTTGATGTGGCGATTTTTTACGGACGTGGTAACTGGCCAGGTTTGCGAGTGGAAAAACTGTACGCAGAATATCTGCTGCCAGTATGCTCGCCGCTGTTATTAACCGGCGATAACCCCATCAAATCGCCACAGGACCTTGCGAGCCATACGCTGTTGCATGATGCCTCGCGCCGGAACTGGCAATCTTATACCCGTCAGCTTGGCGTGGCGCATATTAACGTGCAACACGGCCCGATTTTCAGCCATAGCGCAATGGTTTTGCAGGCCGCTATTCACGGGCAGGGCGTCGCGCTGGCTAATAATGTGATGGCACAGACAGAAGTTGAAGCGGGGCGACTGGCCTGTCCTTTTAATGACGTTCTGGTAAGTAAAAATGCTTTTTATCTGGTTTGTCATGACAGTCAGGCAGAACTGGGTAAAATAGCCGCTTTTCGTCGATGGATTCTGGCAAAAGCGGCCAGCGAACAGGAAAAGTTTCGTTTCCGTTATGAAAATTGA
- the tnpA gene encoding IS200/IS605 family transposase, which translates to MSRFQKASHVLWCCQYHIVWTPRYRFRILRNNVGKEVCKPIRISGEQPGIEVVELNVQTDHVHLRVKVPPWLSISHVTGDLKGKTVLRLFSKFPCLRKNKQWGNDFWARGYCVDTVGINEEMIIKYVKYQEKHEVEESQLPLKEV; encoded by the coding sequence ATGAGCAGATTCCAGAAAGCATCTCATGTGCTCTGGTGTTGTCAATATCATATCGTATGGACACCCAGGTACCGGTTTCGCATTCTCAGGAACAATGTTGGTAAAGAGGTCTGTAAGCCGATAAGGATCTCAGGTGAGCAGCCCGGGATAGAAGTAGTGGAGCTGAATGTCCAGACAGACCATGTCCATTTGCGGGTAAAAGTGCCTCCATGGCTTTCGATTTCCCATGTAACAGGCGACTTAAAGGGTAAAACAGTCCTTCGATTGTTCAGTAAATTTCCCTGCCTGCGTAAGAACAAGCAGTGGGGGAATGATTTTTGGGCAAGAGGTTATTGTGTCGATACCGTAGGTATAAACGAAGAAATGATAATAAAGTACGTGAAGTATCAGGAAAAACATGAAGTTGAAGAGAGCCAGCTTCCACTGAAAGAAGTGTGA
- a CDS encoding YgdI/YgdR family lipoprotein, which yields MKKLAAIMAACSSNYVMHTNDGRTIVSSGKPVVGSDTGMISYKDANGNKQQINRADVKEMVEMGQ from the coding sequence ATGAAAAAACTCGCTGCTATTATGGCTGCATGTTCCAGTAACTATGTGATGCACACCAATGACGGTCGGACCATTGTCTCCAGTGGTAAACCCGTGGTGGGCAGTGATACTGGCATGATCAGCTACAAAGATGCGAATGGCAACAAACAACAGATTAATCGCGCTGATGTGAAAGAAATGGTAGAAATGGGTCAGTAA